The Kogia breviceps isolate mKogBre1 chromosome 2, mKogBre1 haplotype 1, whole genome shotgun sequence genome segment CAGACGGGCGCGGGCGAGGCCGGGGGCAAACGGCCGCAGGGCGGCAAGCGGACCACCACCCGGTCGGGCCGCACAGAGAGAACTCGGGCGGCGCGGAGGCGCGGGCCTGCTCCCCCTGTGCAGTTAGCTCACCTGAGGCCGCCCGCAGTCACGCGCCGAGCTCCCATCACCCGCCGGGAGGGAGCCCATCCGCGCATCTAGCCCCACCGACCAATGGCAGAGCGACCGGTGCCGATTGACAGTACCCACGGGCCAACCGCTAGCGCCTGTGGGCGGGGACGCAGCGAGCCCGGTAGGAGAAGCCCGCGCTAACGGTTGCTAGGGACGCACAGGAGTCTGCCTACGGCGACTCGGAGGAGCCAAAAGAGACAGGGCCTCCACCAGCACGGTCCGCGGACGCCGTTTTCTCTGGTCTCAGGAAGGGTGAGCAGCGCGGAGCTCGCCCCTCGGAGACCTCGACCTGAAGGCAGGGAGCGCAGGGAGGCTCCCTCACGGCCCACGATGCCCGCGGGGCCAGGAGCCGACGGGGGCTGCGGCGCCCTCAGTGGCCGGGTCGGCGTCCCGGACCCCGACCGGCTCTCCCGGCACCTCGGGCGGACCCGCTAGCGGACAGGCCCCAGGGCCGGAACGAGCGCGGGCGCCCTGCGCTGAGCGTTGACTGGAAGTGGCCCCTTCACACGGGCTCAGTCCGCGCGGCGACGCCGGGACAATGTCGGCACATTGTGCAGACGCAGAGGCCCGGAGGGGCCGGGGATGCACTCGATTGGCCCGCACTTTGCAGCCCCACGCAGGGACCCGCCCCGCCGTGTCCGGCCACCAGCCCACGAGCCCAGAGCGGCTGCCAGACTCCTCTCCGCTCGCCTGCAGGCTCAGCTCCGTGCGTGCGGCCCCGACTATCCCTGCCCTCATCCCGCTCCCCGCCTCCAAAGCCTCCCGTGCGCTAATTACCTGTCAGCCGTGTGGTGTGGCTGGCTGCGCGGGGGCTGAGGGCGGGCGCGGCCTCGCGGAAGGACTACAACTCCCATGAGGCTCTGGGGCCGCGCAAGCGTGTGTGATTCCATTGGCTGGGAAAGCTCTGAGCTGGGAGCCCTCATTGGCTGAGGGGCCTGAGGCGATAGATACCGGAAAGGGGAAGAGCAGCCAACATGGCGGCGGAGCGCGGCGCGGGCCAGCAACAGACGCAGGAGATGATGGAGGGTGAGCGGCCCCGCGGGGCGGCGGCCGAAGGGCCCAGCGGGCGGGGAGCGGCGACCCGTACCGGCCTTGCCCGGGAGAAACGGGGCGGCCCGCCTGCGGCCGCGTCTCAAATCCCGTCGCGCGCGCCCCCTGACATCTGCCAGCCGGCAGGGCGGGGGTGGCCCCGGACCCGGGACCCTGTGCTGAGGCGGTAGCGGCTGGGAAGGCGCGGGCGGCCCGGGAGGTGCCGGACCTAGGGCCGGGGCCAGCGGTGGGGCGAGCCGGGCGCGTGGGTGGGGACTGAGGGCGCGGTGGTCCCACAGCCCCGGCGTCCGCCAGCTGGTGCGAGCCTCGCACCGAGTTCCTCGGCCAACCCCGCGAGTCCCCAGTCCCGGGGCAGCTGACGAGGAAACAAGGCGCGGGGCTCCCTGGGACTCGCCCGAGTCGGGTCGTTGGTGAACGtggcggttgtggagaagggtcCTCTCGAAAGTGAATGGGTCGTGGGGAAGGGGTGACCAGGAGCCAAGAGCTGAGTTACAAAATCGACGGTTTCCTGTTTTCAAAGTGATCATAGTTCCAAAATGACTAAATCAAACTCTTCGGCTTTGTTGAAAAAAAGTATATGCATGttatgtgtgcatatatttacatacacacgTTTACCGCAGTTGGAGAGCAAGTCGTGTCTTCGAGTGCTTCTGTACTTTTCGATCCGCTGGTCTCATGAGCGCTCCGGAAGAGCAGCCACAGTCTCCAGTGTCAAGTGCCAGGGAAGGGGGGGCGGCGAAAGAAGAGTAGGCATGTTTGTgagtgatggctgcacaaccaAAGCCAGCTCTGAGCTGAATCGTGAAAGATAACTATAAATCAGCCAGGTTGGAGATAGGCTGAGGGAAAGAGCAAAGGTCATTTCAGGTGAAGGAAACCACACGAAGGCAAAGGGGTGGGAAGGAATGTGACCTGTTTGGAGGAGAGTTCAACCAAGAGTGGCAGGCACAGTCATTCTGAATGAGGGAGAGTGCCGGTGAGGCTGGCAGGGAAGGTCGTGGAGAGCCTTGCTGGAGGGGAGAAGCACATGAAGGGTCTTGGACTTTCAGACCTTTAGGTCTTTTTAAGCAGGGAAACTCCTCTTCTTACCcccttcttcccaccctcccacctaCTCCCACTTCCTCTTCAGCTGTTTCCGTGTCTTGGTAAATGGCAAGTAGGAAACCCTACTTGCAAGAAGGCAATTCCTTCTCTACGGCTCCCCCCCATCCAATTAATCAACAAGCTCTGCTGCCCCTGCTTCCTTAGTGTCTCCAAATCTTTAATACCTCTCCCATTCCCACTGTCGATACCTTGAGCCAGTCCATAGTCCCCGGTGCCGCATACTCACCTTATGTGCTGATCTGCTGCCCCATGCCCCTGTCCCTTGGGAGAGAGTCCCAAGTTTCACTCTGATGCCCTTCATTAGCTAAGCCCCTCCCACCCTGGGCTCCACTGCACCAGACCATTGCCCTTAGCTTTGACAACCTGTGCCTGGTAACAACTAATTTATTACATGTCTGCGTACGTGTCATGCACATGTTTTTGTGCCTGACAGCAACTCTGAGATGCAGGTACTATACTAGCTCCTtctacaggtgaggagactgaggcttggaAAAGGAAATAACATGCCAAAGCTGTGTCTGAAGAGACAGGATGCAAATTGAGGAAGAGTCAGTGGCATTCCAGAAATTTTTGGAGTCAAAGATCAGATTTGGATTTTAGAATAAGATCAGATTCTCtagcaatggagaaaagattaaACAGCCACACAGGCCAccgagagaccagttaggaggccagGCAGGAGCCGAGGCCACAGATAATGAGTAATTGATCCAAGGCAGTTGCCAGGGCAGGGAAGAAGGAATGGGTTTGGAGGTTTTAGAGATGGATTTCATCGGGACTTATCCAGCAGTCCTTTCCTGGGTGCTGCTTTGCTAGGCCCAGCAGGAGATACAAAGGTGAAATAGCTGCCTTCCCCTCAAAGAGCGCACCCCTTTGTAAATAAGCTGTAGcgggagaaaagagaacactttcAGTTGAGGCGGTTGATGATTCCAAGTAATGCATTAGTGCTCCATGTCTCCACAGGTTTCCAAACGAGGTTGCCAAAAAAGTTAGGAAGAAGGGAAATTATTTGACAGTCTTGCCAAAGAATTTTTACCAGTCTGCCACATTTAATCATTGCATGATTTgctaattcaaaaaatatttatttaccagcCTTTCAAAACTGTGCGCTGGTGTCACGATGCCCAGACATTCAGCATCAGTGACTTCGTGGGGCATTTAGCACTACTGgctgtcttctcctttttctaGAGCTCCCCGCTGCCCACAGTCTGATTTGAGTTAGTCTTGATTTCTTTCAGAACGTGGGCCTGTGAACTGGGCTGGTTTTCTTGGCCAAATGGATAGTGGAGCATGGATGAAGGTATGTGGCGGGAGGGTCACATGGTCCCCTCTACGTAGACATCCAGGCCAAAAGGGAGCCAGACAGGAGGTGCTTCTCTCTGTGTTACCACTAGGGCATTTAATCACAAACCACCCAGGCCTTCCAGAACACCTGGTAATTCTTCACgagttccttgaggacaggaatAGTATGTCACTCACTTTTGTACCCCTGTGGCCTCCCTGCTGTGCCCCATTCCCATCCCCCACAGTGCCCCCCCTCCACTGGATGCCTCAGGTGGTACCCGGGACATACATGGAAAACACTCATGTTTGTTGAACtgagttcaacaaacattttttttttttttttttttttttttttttggtgctaggtgggcctctcactgttgtggcctctcccgttgcggagcacaggctccggacgcgcaggcttggtggccgtggctcacgggcccagccgctccgcagcatgtgggatcttcccggaccggggcacgaacccgtgtccccgaacccgtgtcccctgcatcggcaggcggattctcaaccactgcgccaccagggaagccccaacagacATTTTTGAATGAAGTCTTTTTGACTTCTAACTGGATGTCAATCTGTTATATGTTCCTCAAAGGGCCCCCTAACGTGGGTGTGAGTTCTTATGGATGTGTGTGGGTTCAGTTGACAGGCGGGTGGAATCGGAAGAGTCGGGCGATGAAGAAGGGAAGAAGCAGAGCAGTGGGATGGCGGCCGACCTCAGTGCTCACAGCCTGAAGGATGGAGAGGAGCGGGGGCAAGAGGACCCAGAAGGTACCAGGCCGAGTTAAGAACCTTAAACTCACTAAGCGGGAGGAGGATGCGGCTCTGTGGCAGGTGATCGGCCCCCGGGTGGTTCCTGGGCGTTTGGCTGACTCTGGAGGCCCTCGGTGGCCAGGGGCGGTGGGCGTAGGCTCTGGCGGTAGGGCGCCCTCTGAGGTGCTCCCTGAGCCAGCTACACACTTATGGCACTTGCAGGCAGGAAGAAGTTTTTCCTAATTCCACTGAAGGCAGATACTAATGATATTGATACTAATGTGTCATCTGAAACAGAACCAGAAAATTGTTTTATTAACCACATGTTCAGAAAGTGAGATTTGAAACAAACAGTTTGGCTAACTACTGTGCTTTCTTTTCCTACCGTGGTAATGTAAACCTATTTTATCTTAGTCATTTCTGAGTCCTGCTCCACCATACTTATAGGCCTGAGGGTCAGCTTCTAAATTGGTTTCGTGATTAACAACAAGAACGTGAATTTAGCGATGAGAAAAGTAAGTTCTCAGCCTGTAATGGTGGGTTTTCGCCCTCCCAAACTATGATCTgagccttttttgttgttttctttgctcGCTTAGAAAATCAGTTTACATTCAAAGGAGTGAGAGAAACCATACAAACAGACAGAAAGATGTCCAAGATATATTATTAggtgaaaaaaacaaactttttacaAATGGTATGCATGTTAAAatcccatctttatttttaaaatgttaataatagtatGTAGTTTTACTTACTTAAGAGAGGAAACACATCAAACTGTTGTTGGCCcaggtggggcggggggtggggggcagtctcTCTAAACAGCAGGTTTGAGAGGGTCTTGTACCTTCTGCATTTTCTAGATTTATACACAGTGTATGCATATTCAAAGTATTAATAGTCATGTATTACCGTTATGgtaataaaaacagaactaatttttaaaataacatcgtGCTCTGTGCCAGTGAAGATGATTGGTAACTATGACAACCTAATTTTAAGGCAAAAGGAGATTACCACAAAAGTCACATTACTTTGGAACTTCAGAGTCGATATTCTGGAAGTGATGTGGGTGGAATAAGTACACGGGAGTGACGGGTGAAAGCTCTTGTTGCTGACTCAGTCACAGGAAGGCCAAGCGGTGGGAGTGTCACCTGCCCTCACAGCTGAATGCCTGGCATGTTGACAGATCCCTGACGTGGGCTCTCCCCTGGCTCACGAGCACAGGCTCACTGCGACTCACCCAAGGGTGCGTGGCTACAAAGTGGAGCCCCTGGACTGGACCCCGACTTGTCTAGATCCAGTGTTCTTTCCTCCAGGCTACTAGCTGGTTAGAAGTCCTCTGGGAAGGTACATTTTTATAGGTCCTTAGAGAAACCAGGACTTGCTCCTACCTGTACTTATTTAGATCTTAAGTTCAAGTAAAACAAATTCAAACGTGAGAACTGGTACCATTCACTCATTTTCTATAAgttgttttaaaacttaaaacataCAGGATAGGTTTGAAAAGATGGCTGGTAACTTTGTTTCAAAGGTTAAGCTGCCGTTTTGAGCACTGCCCTGTGCTGGATGTATTACAAAGGGGACCCTTTAAGCCTTGTGACCATGTGTCCTGGACACCCTGCCTTTGTTGTAGCGCACGTCTTTCGTTGCAGCTTCCTGAGTTCAGGCCGCTGGCTGTGCTGTCTTTTGTAAGGGGATCGTTTGGGCATATCTCGCGGTTTTGCCCAgctccttttatttaattttggggtTAGTTGACATCTTGTAAAGCTATGGCTGAACTAGAGTAAGTGACATGTTTTTTTAACTAGCCATTGTCGATGGTTATGGAAAAGGCGGCGTGGTGAATTCAGCCAGTGTGGCGCCAGGACGTCTTTGGCAGGCTGGGCCTGCGTCGGGCGCGCCTCTCCGAGGCCTCCAGTCCAGCCCGCGAGCCGCCCCATGCTGGGGGGCGCTGGGGACGTGAGGCCGGGGCTGTGAGTCTGCTCAGCCACAGGAGCAGACGCAGTGTTGCCATCGGGCAGAGGCAGCTGAAGGAAGCAGGCCAAACGGTAGCGGTGTCCAGCGGTCCCCGGGGCACAGGCCAGACAGAGTCACCGCGGAGGAGCCGCTGCCACTGAGGAGGAGCCTCTCCAAGGCAGGCGGCCCAGTTTCTTCAACAACAAATTGCAGGAACAAACGGAGACTTCATAGAAATGCCCTCCAGTTACAGTGTGTGGCCTCATTCAGATCCTCATGCACGCAGGCTGGGGAGAGCGTTTAACCCTTTCAGACGATGTGCTGCAGGAGAGGCTCAGACCCCCGCGCGGGAGCGGCGGCCACCCTGCTGAGGCCCCTGGATGGGAGACCTGTGGCAAGAGGGGCATTGAAATTACTCAGCGAGGCTCTGCGATCCTGTCTGTTGAGCTGAGCTTCATTCTGTTTTGCTCTTTGCAGAGAGACGTGTTTGTAGATGCTGGGCCACTTTCCAAAGCAATAAAAGGCATAAAAGGCACATCCTAGAACATCTGATGTGCCCAGCACGATCTGTATTCAAATGACCTGATTTATTGTCACAGACAAGAAGGGAAAGACTGGGAGGCAGGCTGCCACCAGGTACGCAGCTTCGGGCATCACCAAGAGGTGGCGGGGGGCAGCTTCCCGGCCCCTGGCTGGGGTCaccgttccccctcccccagcttttcTGACAACAGTGTCAGACTGCATTTCCCTTCCTGGGAAGTTTGCGGCACAGATGGAAGTTTGGAGGCGTTTGCTGAGTTCAGGAAACTGAGGATCTTGAAAGGTGACCATTATCAGACAGGTGTTAGCTCTGCCACGTCATCCATGCCCTCCGGGTGTTGCCTGCTGATTTCTCCTCTGCATTGGAGTTGGCTCTGTGCTCCAGGCAGCTCGACCCAGCTCTCCGCGGACACCAGGGCTGCGTCCTCCTGGAGACTGGGGGCTCTGAATGggcttttcttcttgtttcagaAGGACAAGAGCTGCCTGTGGACATGGAAACCATTAACCTGGACAGAAATGCAGAGGTAATGCCGCCTGCTCAACCCAACCTCGGAGGGCATGGTGACGGAGCTCTCTGACCGTCAGGGTATCCTTTACGAAGGTGCAGATTAGCGAGCGATTCCCCTGGAAGCAGCTGCCTGAGCCTGTCTCCACTGCCTCAGAGTCCCTGTGTTCTTACTGTTTTTAATACCAGTGATTGACCTGCCATTTCTATTTAACCAAGTGAAACGCCTTTGACTCATAAATTATATGGGTCAGATTACATTGTATGTGGTGGGGTCCTGCCATCCCCACAGCCTCTGAGAAGCACCGCGCGTTAATGATCCGGGAACGTGCTGAGGCTGCCGGGAAGGGCGGAGCCAGCCGCTGTGTCTAGGTGGCCCGTGGGGCCTCCCCTGAGCCCACACCGGCCGTCAGTGGGGACGCGGGACTCAGAGCATGGGCTTGTGCTCTGTGCTAAGGGGGCAAAGGAGTGAGAGTCAGTATCGCATCCCACCCGCTTGGAGGGTCAGTTCCGAGGAGCGTTTTGCAGCTCGCCTCTGAGTCCCCGCCCCCTGTCTACACAGACTCTGTGTAGCGCTTCTCCCATTCTCCCCTCACCCTCGCCTCCACCTGCCTCCTCGTGGCTCTGATTCCAGGAAGCATGTCTTCAGGCGCTTGCCTGCAGCTGAGTTAGGTCTTGTCTTGTTTCAGGATGTTGATTTGAATCATTATCGTATTGGAAAAATTGAAGGGTTCGAGGTGCTGAAGAAAGTGAAGGTGAGAGGAACTCCTTCCTTGCAGGGGAGGTGACACTCCGGAGTCTGTCCCGCCCGAAGGACATAGATAAACCCAGAACAGAGTCAGTTCTGCACAAGTGACAGTCCTTGCAAAGGTGCCAGGGCACACCAGGAGCTGCCATCGCGCACCTTTCCTTCTGAGCCTGGCAGGGTTGCTAGGGCAGATGGCAGGCTGGGTCGCTTGCCCCAGGTTCAAGCGGTGGCTCGGGAGTGCGGCTGCCTGCAGTGCCTCAGCTCGGAGCCCGCCTGCAGCCGCACACACCCCAGCCTGTGCAGTCCTTAACTCGCTTCGGTCCAGTCCGTTTTTCAGAATTGACCCACTGAGGGTTCCCTCTGCTGGGACACAGCACCCGCACTGCCCTCTGCCTCCCTCACTAAGTCGGTCTGCTCGGTATGGGGCCTGCCTCCAGCCTCCCTTGGGTGTCTGCCCATCCTTTCCAAGGTCAGCCGCTTTCTAGAAAACGGGAAGGAAAACCGCATCCTCCCACCCGGAAGGCCTGTCCTATAACAATGGGCACTTTCTCCTGGCCTCCCTGTTGCCTGTGTCAGCTGCCCTCTTTCTGTCCCCTAGACTCTCTGCCTCCGTCAAAATCTAATTAAATGCATTGAGAATCTAGAGGAGCTACAGAGTCTTCGAGAGCTGGATCTTTACGACAACCAAATCAAGAAGATTGAGAACCTTGAGGGACTGACAGAGCTGGAGTGAGTCGTGAGACCCAGGGAGAGAACGGAGGGGCCCGTCCAGCCTCCCCAGAGCCAGCCCTGGGCCCCAGCTCTCAGGCCCAGGGAGGCCACTTCTGCCCCCGGGTCCTGCCCTGCACCTGGCTCCAGGGGCGCGTTGGCTTGCCCACAGTCCCAGCCTGCAGATTAAACCTGTGGAAGCCTTTGGCTGGTCTCTTCGGGGAGGACGTGCTCTCTGCCCTCGGCACCATCCTGTGAGCTCAGAGACATCGGCTACCTGTAGGCTGCCTCCCAGCTCCCCCAGGCCTTCTTGGGCAGCCGCAGGATTCTGCCCCCGCCCCCGGAGCTGCACGGTCCCGCAGCTCGGGATATGCTGCCTCTAAGTTAATTACATTCTGAGTTCTGTGTGACCTGCGCTCGTTAAAACATAAATGTTTTGCCTGTTCCCAGGATTCTAGATATTTCTTTTAATCTACTGAGAAACATTGAAGGAGTTGATAAGTTGACACGACTGAAAAAGCTCTTCTTGGTCAAcaataaaatcagtaaaattgaGAACGTAAGCAGCTTACATCAACTGCAGATGCTGGAGTTGGGGTCCAACCGCATCCGGGTAGGTGCGAGCGTGGCCGCAGCGTGGCCTGGACGGTGTGGGTGCAGGGTGTGCGGTCGGCTGTATTTTTCATAAGCAAAAGTGCTGACTGGAGGTCAGTATTAATAAGAGTGTGTGCccaggtgcagtggttaagcctTTCCTCTGCACACAGAGTTCACTTGCTCCCCATTCAAGCCATGACAAAATTCTTACCAAACCATCCCGTTAGGTTCTGCCCGAGGTGAGCTGATCAGCCCCAAACACTTTGTGTTTGAATGTGCTGCAGAGAGAAAGTGTCCTGAGGCAGCAGAGGGGTGGCTTGCCGgtgcgcgccccgccccgccccagggcCGTAGGAAGGAGCTCGAAGCCTGGTGCTTGGTTGGCCTGTCCTCCCCTGCTGAGCAGCTGGGGGCATGGGCTTCCGAGcacttcttcccctccctccgTGTCGCAAGTGCCCCTCCATCCAGCTTTTGGAAGCTCGTAGCTCAGTGGTCATCCCAGGTTGGCCCTCATGAGCTGGACAGGGTGCAAACCAAGGAGAGTGGTTCTGGCAGAGGGCCTCTCGTGACGATGGTGGTGATACGGCTGCAAATAGCAAAGCAGCACACTTAAGACTGGACAGCGGCCCAGTTGTCAGCATTTTATCGAGTTTTTCTCTATGGAGTCTTCCCAGAGAAAGGTGGCTCGTCACAAGTTGATGCCAGCCGTGGCAGTTAAGGGTGCCTTCCCTCTGAATCCTCATCCTCGTAGACTGCCCCCAGCCACGTCTCGCTGTGAAGGGCCAGACAGGATGCACGGTCTGCACTTGCTGGAGGCCCCACTGTGTTTCCATGCACGTAGTCTGGTCATTTAGTGTCTGCTGAAGAAGCCCATAGTTAACCTGTTCTGGGAAAGCAGTGAACTCAGAGGAGGGGGCGGACTGAGGCCTGGTCAGTGGGCGTTGATTAAACCGGCTGCTACCCGAGGCACTGCGGGAGATCCACCTCCAGCTGAATGGTGGAGCACCGGCATGGAGCAAGGAGAGGCAAGGAAGCAGGTGGCAGAAACAGGAAGAGGGGCAGAGGGGGAACGGGGGCACCTGCTCCAGGAATCCCATGGGGCATCCCAAGGCCAGAgctcccagcttctccctcctGTGGAAGGCATTTTAGCAAACCCTACGTGGAGTCACGTAATACTGTGGCAACTCGGAATTTTAGGGCTGTAGGGACCTGAGAAGTCCCGAGAGCTCCAGGGGTCTGTGGAAGCTCGAGGTCCGGGAGTGAGCCCAAGTAAGGGGGGCCTTGACGCcccgctcccacccccaccttttctgtgttttcacatgGGGTTGCATGGGAAATTTTCCAGAGTGGAAAAGTACCTGCGTGACGCCCTGGGTAGCTCTCTCTCCTTGCCCGGAGACCTTTCTCTTCCCCAGGTAGCTAAGTGCTGCCCTGTCCTGATTTTCACAGGCAATTGAAAATATTGACACATTAACCAACCTGGAAAGTTTGTTTTTGGGGAAAAACAAGATCACTAAGCTTCAGAACCTGGATGCACTCACCAACCTGACGGTCCTCAGCATGCAGGTACTGAGCGCCCTACCCCCGCCCCTGTCCTGCGGGCCCGGGGCCTGGGCTTTGATCGGCTCTGTTTCACCGTCAGTGAGCGATTGAGACATGATACTTCACTGACCTTAGACGTGCGTGACACACGCTGGACCGCAGTTTCATTCTCTAAGCATCACGCTCCTTTTCCTAATAAAAGTCCGAGCTGGTTTTGAGCCAAAGGGTCTCTTCAGAAGGTGGAGCTCGTTCCAAAACCTACAGTGCTGGGCTCCACAGTGGAAGCGACCCTCCCCCGTCCATGCGGAGGGCGTGCAGCCTGTCTTGGGGGTTGGGAAGCACGTGGCTGTGCCTCAGCTCCTGTTCCTTTTTGTCAGAAGCAGGCGAGAGGCACCAGGCCCTTGAGGCGGGATGTGGTGGGGTGCTCTGGGGACAGGACCTCAGTGTGGCAGGTCCCCTGAAACCACAGGTGCCTTTTGGAAAGCAGATGTTCCGCAGACTTCTTTAAGAAGAGGGCGTTAGGCTTTAATTTGAGTTATAGTAGATGCTGAAAGAAATgataactgattttattttaaaacattctgtgattttgatatttttgaatgACTAAATAAATTGAGGTAGACCTTCCCCAAGTAGATGAAAAAGTGAGTGCTTTGCATAAAAGCCTTTAACCCCGTGTATGAGCTTTAGCCCAGTAGAGCAGACCCAAGATTTCGGTCTTCCCTTGCTGTGTGTGTGAGCCCCATTCTCGCAGTTGCATCCGGATGCCCCACTGTCAGGCGCCCACGGTGAGCAGCCCCActtcccacaagccacgcggctTCGCGCATCCCCGCTGCTCTGACTCTCCCTCTTGCAGGGCAACCGGCTGACCAAGATTGAGGGCCTGCAGAGCCTGGTGAACCTGCGGGAGCTCTATCTCAGCCACAACGGCATCGAGGTCATCGAGGGCCTGGACAACAACGTAAGCCCACCGGCCGCCTGTGGGGCAGCGGGGTCGTGGGGTCCCCGACGGGCAGGCCGCACACACCGGCCTCCGGGTGGCTC includes the following:
- the PPP1R7 gene encoding protein phosphatase 1 regulatory subunit 7 isoform X2 translates to MAAERGAGQQQTQEMMEVDRRVESEESGDEEGKKQSSGMAADLSAHSLKDGEERGQEDPEEGQELPVDMETINLDRNAEDVDLNHYRIGKIEGFEVLKKVKTLCLRQNLIKCIENLEELQSLRELDLYDNQIKKIENLEGLTELEILDISFNLLRNIEGVDKLTRLKKLFLVNNKISKIENVSSLHQLQMLELGSNRIRAIENIDTLTNLESLFLGKNKITKLQNLDALTNLTVLSMQGNRLTKIEGLQSLVNLRELYLSHNGIEVIEGLDNNNKLTMLDIASNRIKKIENISHLTELQEFWMNDNLLDCWSDLDELKGAKSLETVYLERNPLQKDPQYRRKIMLALPTVRQIDAAFVRF
- the PPP1R7 gene encoding protein phosphatase 1 regulatory subunit 7 isoform X3 produces the protein MAAERGAGQQQTQEMMEEGQELPVDMETINLDRNAEDVDLNHYRIGKIEGFEVLKKVKTLCLRQNLIKCIENLEELQSLRELDLYDNQIKKIENLEGLTELEILDISFNLLRNIEGVDKLTRLKKLFLVNNKISKIENVSSLHQLQMLELGSNRIRAIENIDTLTNLESLFLGKNKITKLQNLDALTNLTVLSMQGNRLTKIEGLQSLVNLRELYLSHNGIEVIEGLDNNNKLTMLDIASNRIKKIENISHLTELQEFWMNDNLLDCWSDLDELKGAKSLETVYLERNPLQKDPQYRRKIMLALPTVRQIDAAFVRF
- the PPP1R7 gene encoding protein phosphatase 1 regulatory subunit 7 isoform X1; this encodes MAAERGAGQQQTQEMMEVDRRVESEESGDEEGKKQSSGMAADLSAHSLKDGEERGQEDPEGTRPKGQELPVDMETINLDRNAEDVDLNHYRIGKIEGFEVLKKVKTLCLRQNLIKCIENLEELQSLRELDLYDNQIKKIENLEGLTELEILDISFNLLRNIEGVDKLTRLKKLFLVNNKISKIENVSSLHQLQMLELGSNRIRAIENIDTLTNLESLFLGKNKITKLQNLDALTNLTVLSMQGNRLTKIEGLQSLVNLRELYLSHNGIEVIEGLDNNNKLTMLDIASNRIKKIENISHLTELQEFWMNDNLLDCWSDLDELKGAKSLETVYLERNPLQKDPQYRRKIMLALPTVRQIDAAFVRF